The Dioscorea cayenensis subsp. rotundata cultivar TDr96_F1 chromosome 16, TDr96_F1_v2_PseudoChromosome.rev07_lg8_w22 25.fasta, whole genome shotgun sequence sequence taaaactaaaaattgtaaaaaaaaatcgatAGGACAAATTTTTTAATGACCAATTGACCAtattataagttaattattactaatgaaaatttgattattaaacaataaaattcaaaaagcaTTCCACATATAATGCCACTCATCTCCATATTCAAAACCAACCActttcacaaaacaataataaatttcttatattttttgaaatgccataaatacatgtatatgtagcAACTTTAGTAAacacttatatttattttttactttaaatagGTTTTAGGTTCATTCTTAAATTACTTTTCAAAACAAACACTCTACACACGAGATCCAATATCAATAAGTCAAAAAatcattgataaaaataataatagaaatacTCTAAAAGTTCCTATGAATTTCACTTATCCACATATCATCCcgtcaaatttaaatattcccacaaaatctcttttttttttacaacttaCTTTTTAGTCATTCTGTTATAAAAATAGCTAACATTAATCGAAATATCTCtcggtttttttaataagaaacatataatattaaacgaaaaggtcaaatattataataaaaaataaatattaaacaaaaaaaatactatatattaaatgaaaacttatatGGTTACATGTAAACACACaatgttaaatgaaaaatatttttattaagacATAATTACTTATTATAAGATAGAATAAACCGACAAAAAGttacattaataaaaacaaaaaagtaaactaaaaaataagaaattatcttgggaaattcaaatgtcaaaaaaatctaacttttaaagttttgaaattttcagtgaactataattcattttccacaataataatctataaattatattaaaaaaaagtatttttaagttttccaagacttaaaaaaaaagtaaaaaataaaataaaacaaaatttgtaaaaaaaaagtaaaataataaaattaaggtgtaaatatcaaaatagtcttctatttttctttttcctcctttttagtccctctaatataaaatccacttttttggtccttgtatttacacattttcatcttttagtTGTAAACTCCGCCctgtaaaaaaaagtaaaataataaaattaaggtataaatatcaaaatggtccctctatttttcttttgccccttttttagtccctctaatataaaatccaccattttggtccttgtatttgcacattttcatcttttagtTGTAAACTCCGTCCTTTTTAGTCCTCATATTCTGCATTTTCATCGTCCTCTAATTCATCAGtttaaaaaaatcgaaaaagCGGATCCAGTCGATTAGAAATCGAAAAGGacgaaaaatgtgaaaatatgatGACTAAAAGAAGTGAATTTTATATTAGCGAGACTAAAGAGGCAGAAAACGCAGGATAaagataattttgatattttgacttaaaataaaattaaccaagtgagtattaaaataaaaaattaaaagaaaaaggggcGGAGGAGGGAACAGGAATAGGAATAGGATGGCGTGAGAAGTGTGAGCAATAGAGAATAAGAAGGCCCCGTCTTTGGACTCTTTCCCTCGTTTCCattccatctctctctctctctctctctcacatcCTTCGAGATCGAGATACCACTCCCCttctctcctttctctctctctctcttcagaGCTCTATATCTCTATCTTCAATGGCGGTGCAGGCGCAGTATCCATCAAGCATCATCTTCCTCAGTAGTAGGTCAGTCTCTCtaaatctctttcttttttggaaaCTATTTTTCCATGGTTTTCTTGGTGCATGGGATGATTGGATcttgattaggttttttatggTGTTTGTAGAGCAGCAGAGCCGGAGATGAAGGCTGGGGATTATACCCAAGCACCACCcaactgctgctgctgctgggtATCTGGATCATCCGAGCACTGGGTTCTTCTCCACCGGAGGTTTGATGATCTTGATCTCCTCCTTCTCCGTCGTCTTTATCCGGTTTCTATCCCTGATTCTTGATGGATTGTTGGATTGATGGATGATGGGTTTTAGGAAGTGGGAGTTCGAGGAAACGAGGCAGAGAAACGGCGTCATCGGTGGTGGTGCCGGTGACGCAGTCGAACCAGCAGCAACAGCAAGGGGATTGGAGTGTTTTCTTTGCAAGCGCCGGCGATGATGACCCCTCCTCTTGTTTCCACTGGTCTCCGATTAGCGTTTGAGGATCAGAGCCAGAGTCAGAGTCAGAGTCCATCCAATCCCTAtccttcttcgtcttcttcttctctaatcTCATCTCTTCTCGCCGATGATCTCACCGCCTTGATTAACCAACAAGGAGATGAGATCGATCGCTTGATCCGAGCTCAGGTCCTTGTTTTTTCCACCATTTTGctctgatttttctttcattttttttttttttccgaatcCGTGATCATTCGAGGATTTATCCATGGATTCAGGCCGATCAATTGAGAAGATCGTTAGCGGAGCGACGACACCGGCACTACCGATCATTGCTCGGCGCGGCGGAGGAATCAGCATCTCGTCGTCTCCGGGAAAAAGAAGCCGAGCTAGACCGCGCTGCTCGTCGCGCCGCCGAACTCGAAGACCGAGTCACTCGTCTCCGCGCCGAGTCCATGGCATGGCAAGCCAAAGCCCTCGCCGACCAAGCCACCGCCGCTAACCTCCATTCTCAACTCCATCAAGCCGCTACCGCTGCCGCAGCCGCCGCGGATGCGAACGAGCTCCCCATCGACGACGCCGAGTCAGCTCACATCGACCCACGGCGAGTTGAGCCATCAAAAGCTTGCCGGTCGTGCTGGTCCCGGCCGATCTCGGTGGTAGTGATGCCGTGCCGGCATCTCTCCCTCTGCGCCGACTGCGACGCCGGCGCCTTGCCTTGTCCCTCTCTGCGGCTCCGCCCGCTCCGGCAGCGTCCATGTCCTCCTCTCTTGATCTCCatctcattttcaaaatttaaaaaaaaaatttatatatatatatttattaaaaatttcaaaaaaaggttaaattttggataattgaaaaaattatatataaaaaaatcaccaGTAGTAACTCACTGGTCACTGGTtaccttttttattattattattattttggaaaattcaattaatatatttattcttttatttgggaaatatatttaattaagacGTGACCAACAAACGGTAACCCACTTGGGTTGTCTGAATCTTTTGTATCTATTGTTGTATAAATTgggtttttttccttatttatttatttatttatttggtgtTGTTTCCCCGCGGTGAAGTTATGGTAATGAGCATTGGACACCGTCGATGCGGTCTGTTGTACCGCGAGATCAGTGAGAGTGCCTCGAGGTGCGGGTTTGGGAACGTATCTGAACCGTTCGATTATGTTTGGTAGTGGTGATCGAGGTTATGGTATCTTGACTGGCAATGCACTGTACCGCTTTAGTGGTGGTCCCGCGTGGGCTTGGTTCTCGTATAACCTGCTACATGGGCCTGGCCCATTAAAAGATAGGAGGAATCTACGGCCCATTGTGTTTAAACTCTCAAGAGCATTTTGGTAAATTCGTAATTATTGAAATTTATCAAATAAgtgaattatataaaaatatatatatagattaacaAAAGTCACACCACATACACCATGTGCAATGTACGAAATTATTGGATTTAACCaggaatagtaaaaataaaattaaaaatatatatatatatatatatggtggttATCTTATCTACCATAAATGTTCACCTAAAggttaatatttaatattgagAATCCCTTGGAAAAATGAATGGGAGGATTTTATGGCATTGGTTCAGTGTACTATGATGGActgtttctcatgtttttaatttcacAAGATATGCCCATTGAATACTGTGCACGTTAAAGACTAAATAGCATAATTTCAAaatcctatatatttttattcgattaatgtcaaataaaatcaatattacttttgaaaattgaGAATCGCCGGAGGTTCACGTGAGAGGCATGTGTTAGGAACATTTTCCCTCTCTTATATAATTACAAGGATTTATTTTCATGAGGTCTGCAAGCTACATAATTagtgtatttttatatatgttcggttttttgataaaattgataagtgataaaacaaaagataaatgaATACGGAAGTATACCAGTTATGGTGGCTTGACTAATCTTTCTAGGGATAATTTTTCTAAGCAGTGGACTAGCCCATGGTTTCTATCTATCTGTCCCCTCTTGATTAacagtgtttactattttcataaaaaaaaatatatatttttttaaattatgaaaattttatttattctttgttatatatgtctatgttttttttattattattaaatgaaaactcTTCTCAaaggtattatttattattaggtAGCAACCACTCCATCCAAAAACTTTTAAGAGTCAATAGAAGCCATAATAGTTTAAGTATTtgatccttttctttcttttttttttttcaaataaaactaatgaTTTATCAATTCAGGCCCACACacattatttcttttcatcaaCTTCTGTCCGTGATTCAATTCCCAAAtacattttataataatttacatatcttcaaaaattgaATGGTTgcttacaaaataatataaagtttGTTTTGagtaatattaattttgtttttaaattatattcatgtatttttgaaatttttatgctacaaaaaaaaatctgtttTAGAAATCAAATAATACATGTTGCCAAATTAGTTTAAgtgataattatttataattattcatGAAATAATTAGAATAATTTCTTTAATGAATCCAAGACTAACCCCACAATTCATTGTCTATTATCAAACATTGATTataaaagtctaaaaaaaaaagttagagaaCTATTTTTTGTCAATTGCTCTTAATTGTTTCAAGATTTGAAGGACATGTTTGATATGCAAACCGGTAAGAAATGGCAACTCTAGAGCATTCTCATTCACACATGTGAGCAAGTCTTTAAAGACTAATTGAAATTTGAAAGTGTAGCCTAATCTCTCTTTGACTAATCttaatcttctatttttttcccaattaagAGAAAACATCTTTCTTGTTTATTCgagatatatatattgcattattttctcaataatattttctaaatcatttttaagtaattattttttttaagtttttaatcaacTAATTTCCAACGTTCTCTAATTTAGGATGTGATACTGagaactttataaaaaaaatgtataattgtCTTAATGTTAATtgagtaattattttttaaaaataaaaattaattataggaATGGATGAGAAGAataaatatgtgtatatatattccttgagaatattttgaaaatgaaaaaatagtttCCGTGTGTATTtcaatacttcaaatttttttcaaaattcaaataaaaacactctTAGGATTTATTTAGACCTTTGTttctctcatatatattttaattaggGGTAGTTTATCATAATATATTCTccaaatatcaatttattttatacacgattaaattttttttaaaaagaaaaatacatataaaagtatacataaattttaaaaggttTATTATAGATGTCGATATATATAACACATGCATAATTTACAAGAGAAACCGAAACTCccgaaaacatatatataaatatatatacacacacacataaatatatatacacacacacatataaacCGAAAATTTGCGAgggtaaatatgtaaatatCAAGTTTGGCACCACACAAAATGGTCcattaaattttcaatcaacCAGAGAGTTCTTGTTCATTTTAGCCATTTTTTATGCCTCTGATTGCTCAGGGTCTTTGTCCTTCTTTATTCAAAGAATCAgaacatcaacaacaaaactgagaaaaagaaagcaagcTCTTAATTAAAGTCTATCTTTAGCAAGAGTTTAAATGAAGAAAATTGTGTATAAAGAAAGCAATTAAACAACCAACTCAAAGTTATTGCAGAAAAACAAACCACACAAATCAATGAAATGAATTTTTTCAAACCTTTTCTTGGTTTCATCCACATTTCACTTTCAATCAATGGCCTACcattgattgaagaagaaaataatgttTCCATGCCGAGAGGTAATCGATCCGTGGCGGGATAAAcacgtattttttttttttttctgaaaagcTGATTTCTGCATTTCAGCTAATAAATGCAATCAATTTAGTGTTTGGCTTTCAGTAATTCAATTGCATTTGTCATGGAAATATTGATAAATGattgaaaacaagaaaagaaagaaatatatatatcgCTAGACAGACATAATCGAAGCTTAATGATGTGGATTTTGATGCAAAATGCCAAATTCAAATAAGCAAGAATGACATTTGATGGCCATTTATCAACCTACTTAGATGCAAACCCTCTAGAGCTTATTCTTCAGTGTAGAATTTAATTAATACACAAATCTTAGTtgggtatatatatgtaattataatcACTTCGCATGTcattttctaaatcaaaagtATCCCTTGCCTTCATGCAAATGGTATattgaaaaagagagaagaacaaatgcatttaaaaaaaagaaaagaaaagaaaaaatgcatTTTGAACCCccctaaaaaaaagagaaggataaAAAAAACCGAAAGAATAAATTATAGATGACCCACCAACTCTATTGATTGGATGAAGCAATGGACTATGGCACATTTGACACAAACTCTTGATGGTTTTGtaagatattttaattatttgtctaATAAGACTTCAACATTAAGTTTAATATAATCGATTTATCGTAAGACCAAGATGAGTTCTAGACACATGTGATTTGTAGTTTCATTGATTCAATATTGTTTGCATGTAATAGATAAAAATGTCAAAGATCAGCCATATGTGACATGAACTATATACGTAACATACCTCTGCATACGCTTTCGGCCTTTCCATTtattatatcataaataatgaaaagataaaagaaaagtaaaaaagaagttTATAACAAAACAACCGACGATAATTGAAAATAACGGGACATCTAGCTTGGTGAAACTTCTGGGATATGAACT is a genomic window containing:
- the LOC120278744 gene encoding BOI-related E3 ubiquitin-protein ligase 1-like, which gives rise to MMTPPLVSTGLRLAFEDQSQSQSQSPSNPYPSSSSSSLISSLLADDLTALINQQGDEIDRLIRAQADQLRRSLAERRHRHYRSLLGAAEESASRRLREKEAELDRAARRAAELEDRVTRLRAESMAWQAKALADQATAANLHSQLHQAATAAAAAADANELPIDDAESAHIDPRRVEPSKACRSCWSRPISVVVMPCRHLSLCADCDAGALPCPSLRLRPLRQRPCPPLLISISFSKFKKKIYIYIFIKNFKKRLNFG